The Carnobacterium divergens genome includes a window with the following:
- a CDS encoding VOC family protein, translating into MTNIHPAAHIGMVALKVENLPLMSEFYQEIIGLDVKKQTETEIQLGNQEDNKILLSLQKVAPQKKNHSTTGLYHIAFLLPERKNLGDSLYHLLKAKYPLAGASDHGYSEAIYLTDPEGNGIEIYRDKPKEVWTIESDGRIEGITIEMDAEGVLGEATGSFRGMPSGTTVGHVHLTVADLAKTEEFYVGLIGMSLKSTLQNSAKFIAAGDYHHHIGTNIWSGRHLPPLPEDMRGLNYFTIEVPSAEDTQAIALRLNDAEYPFEWRENDTTLAVTDPNGIHLLVKVEK; encoded by the coding sequence ATGACAAACATTCACCCAGCAGCCCATATTGGAATGGTGGCCTTAAAAGTTGAAAACTTGCCATTAATGAGCGAATTCTACCAAGAAATAATTGGATTAGATGTAAAAAAACAAACAGAGACAGAAATACAGCTTGGCAATCAAGAGGATAACAAAATTTTATTAAGTCTGCAAAAAGTAGCCCCACAAAAGAAAAATCACTCAACAACTGGCTTATACCACATTGCCTTTTTACTTCCAGAACGAAAAAATCTAGGGGATAGCTTATACCATCTATTAAAGGCTAAGTATCCATTAGCCGGTGCAAGTGATCATGGGTATAGCGAAGCAATTTATTTAACAGATCCTGAAGGAAATGGGATTGAAATTTATCGCGATAAACCAAAAGAAGTTTGGACGATTGAATCAGATGGTCGGATTGAGGGCATCACGATTGAAATGGATGCAGAAGGTGTTTTAGGAGAAGCAACAGGAAGTTTTAGGGGGATGCCATCTGGAACGACGGTTGGTCATGTTCATTTGACTGTAGCAGATTTAGCGAAAACAGAAGAATTCTATGTTGGCTTAATTGGCATGAGCTTAAAATCAACTTTGCAAAATTCTGCTAAATTTATTGCCGCGGGGGACTATCATCACCATATAGGAACCAACATCTGGTCAGGTCGTCATTTACCACCATTGCCAGAAGATATGCGAGGATTAAATTATTTTACCATCGAGGTACCATCAGCAGAAGATACCCAAGCAATCGCGTTGCGATTAAATGACGCAGAGTATCCTTTTGAGTGGAGAGAAAATGATACGACACTTGCTGTGACGGATCCAAATGGAATTCATCTTTTAGTGAAAGTTGAAAAATAA
- a CDS encoding response regulator transcription factor has protein sequence MNKTILVVEDDLNTNEVISIFLREKGYTVESFDNGEKAYEFISMNTAIDLIIVDIMLPGMDGIELLTKVRSFSQVPIIVLTAMVDEQTQLVSFSKLADDFVEKPFSPLLLVKRVEAVLRRSNPIKQTKTFIGDYTIELDNLKVLHEGKEAYLTVKEAEILHYLIENRGNIVTRKKLIESVWEYDYDVNDRSLDTHIKNLRKKIGQQNIITCKGLGYKLGQ, from the coding sequence GTGAATAAAACAATTTTAGTCGTAGAAGATGATCTAAATACAAATGAAGTGATTTCAATTTTTTTAAGAGAAAAAGGATACACAGTGGAATCTTTTGATAATGGTGAAAAAGCCTATGAGTTTATTTCAATGAATACAGCCATCGATTTAATTATTGTGGATATCATGCTTCCTGGAATGGATGGAATTGAATTGTTAACGAAAGTTCGCTCCTTTTCTCAAGTACCAATCATTGTTTTAACAGCAATGGTAGATGAGCAAACCCAACTAGTAAGCTTTAGTAAACTTGCAGATGATTTTGTTGAAAAACCATTCTCACCGTTACTATTAGTGAAGCGAGTTGAGGCGGTTTTAAGAAGAAGCAATCCAATCAAGCAAACAAAAACATTCATTGGAGACTATACGATTGAGTTGGATAACTTAAAGGTATTACATGAAGGGAAAGAAGCCTATTTGACCGTCAAGGAAGCCGAAATTTTACATTATTTAATTGAAAACCGTGGCAATATTGTCACACGAAAAAAATTGATTGAAAGCGTCTGGGAGTACGATTATGATGTAAATGATCGTTCATTAGACACACATATCAAAAACTTACGAAAAAAAATTGGGCAACAAAACATAATTACCTGTAAAGGTCTTGGCTACAAATTAGGTCAATGA
- a CDS encoding DUF2969 family protein has translation MARSNKEISVEVRETSKNTESFVELELVVNKEVIGTVQQEVGQNPVIITNDGKQQTVKSVDVGINELIMAYNLHN, from the coding sequence TTGGCTAGAAGCAATAAAGAAATTAGCGTAGAAGTGAGAGAGACGAGTAAAAATACTGAGAGTTTTGTAGAACTTGAATTAGTTGTAAATAAAGAAGTAATAGGGACTGTTCAACAAGAAGTGGGGCAAAATCCTGTTATTATTACAAATGATGGCAAACAACAAACGGTTAAATCCGTTGATGTTGGAATCAATGAATTGATTATGGCGTATAATTTACACAATTAA
- a CDS encoding ABC transporter ATP-binding protein: protein MSEKANHSKPAAGKGPMGGGPGARMPAEKAKNFWPTVKRLLGYMSKRSIAIIAVFVLAITSTIFQIRTPKILGEATTEIFKGVMEGFKMKQAGIAVDKFPIDFDKIATILLIVGGLYIASAVFSFLQQFIMTRVSQRTVFELRRDLKTKMNTVPMEYYDTHSNGDVMSRAVNDMDNISNTLQQSLTQLVTSIVLFFGVMYMMFTISWQLTLVALATVPLSLIVVGIVAPKSQKFFASQQKSLGLLNNQVEETYSGHVVVKGFNQEGEAIETFEEQNEKLFAASWKAQFISGLIFPLMNFVKNLGYVFVAVLGGVKVANGNMTLGDVQAFLQYTNQFSQPITQIANLMNTIQSTVASAERVFEVLDEMDMDNTPSGITPIPNSPYKISFDHVQFGYGEGKENLLMTDFNLDVKEGQMVAIVGPTGAGKSTLINLLERFYDVKGGSIKLDGTDTRDMTREELRSHFAMVLQDTWLFNGSIYDNIKYGNERNEADDHIIEAAKAAHVDDFVRKLPHGYETILNEDASNISQGQRQLITIARAFLADPEVLILDEATSSVDTRTEVLIQKAMRKLLKGRTSFVVAHRLSTIRDADNIIVMNHGSVIETGTHDELMAKDGFYADLYNSQFSEKAAV from the coding sequence ATGAGCGAAAAAGCGAATCATTCAAAACCAGCTGCTGGAAAAGGACCAATGGGCGGCGGACCTGGTGCGCGTATGCCAGCTGAAAAGGCTAAAAACTTTTGGCCAACTGTGAAACGTTTATTAGGTTATATGTCAAAACGTTCAATTGCGATTATTGCTGTTTTCGTTTTAGCCATTACCTCAACTATTTTTCAAATTAGAACGCCTAAAATTTTAGGGGAAGCAACAACGGAAATCTTTAAAGGTGTGATGGAAGGTTTCAAAATGAAACAAGCTGGTATCGCTGTTGATAAATTTCCAATTGACTTTGATAAAATTGCGACCATTCTTTTAATTGTTGGCGGACTTTATATTGCTTCGGCTGTCTTTAGTTTCTTACAACAATTTATTATGACGCGTGTTTCTCAAAGAACAGTATTTGAATTAAGACGTGATTTAAAAACTAAAATGAATACTGTGCCAATGGAATATTACGATACCCATTCAAACGGAGACGTGATGTCACGTGCAGTTAATGATATGGATAATATTTCGAACACCTTGCAACAAAGTTTAACACAATTAGTTACAAGTATTGTGTTGTTCTTTGGGGTTATGTATATGATGTTCACAATCAGCTGGCAATTAACTTTAGTTGCTTTGGCAACTGTACCACTAAGCTTGATTGTTGTTGGAATCGTAGCACCTAAATCACAAAAATTCTTTGCTAGCCAACAAAAAAGTTTAGGTCTTTTAAACAACCAAGTGGAAGAAACCTATAGCGGACATGTAGTTGTTAAAGGCTTTAACCAAGAGGGTGAAGCGATTGAAACATTTGAAGAGCAAAATGAAAAATTATTTGCTGCTTCATGGAAAGCACAATTCATTTCTGGCTTGATTTTCCCACTGATGAACTTTGTTAAAAACTTAGGCTATGTTTTTGTAGCGGTTCTTGGAGGAGTAAAAGTTGCTAATGGGAATATGACATTAGGGGATGTGCAAGCATTCTTACAATATACCAACCAATTTTCACAACCGATTACTCAAATCGCAAACTTAATGAATACAATTCAATCAACAGTCGCGTCAGCGGAACGGGTTTTTGAAGTTCTAGATGAAATGGATATGGACAATACGCCATCTGGCATTACACCAATTCCAAATTCACCTTATAAAATCAGTTTTGACCATGTTCAATTTGGCTATGGTGAAGGCAAAGAAAACTTGCTGATGACTGATTTTAACTTAGATGTTAAAGAAGGCCAAATGGTGGCAATTGTAGGCCCAACGGGTGCTGGTAAATCAACTCTAATCAATCTGCTAGAGCGTTTCTATGACGTTAAAGGTGGAAGCATTAAGTTAGATGGTACCGACACAAGAGATATGACTCGTGAAGAATTGCGTAGTCATTTCGCAATGGTACTGCAAGATACGTGGTTATTTAATGGAAGTATCTATGACAACATTAAATATGGGAATGAACGAAACGAAGCAGATGATCATATTATTGAAGCTGCCAAAGCAGCTCATGTCGATGACTTTGTGCGTAAATTACCACATGGATATGAGACTATTTTAAACGAAGACGCTAGCAATATTTCACAAGGGCAACGTCAATTAATTACAATTGCGAGAGCCTTCCTTGCAGATCCAGAAGTCTTGATTCTTGATGAAGCAACGTCAAGTGTGGATACTCGTACAGAAGTCTTGATTCAAAAAGCCATGCGTAAATTATTAAAAGGCAGAACAAGTTTTGTTGTTGCTCACCGCTTATCAACGATTCGAGATGCGGATAATATTATTGTAATGAACCATGGCTCTGTTATTGAAACAGGGACTCATGATGAATTAATGGCGAAAGATGGTTTTTATGCTGATTTATATAATAGCCAATTTTCAGAAAAAGCCGCTGTATAA
- a CDS encoding ABC transporter ATP-binding protein: MLKLAKRMSFWAVAGAILFMIVQVVSDLYLPTLTSDIINNGVAKGDVDYIWSVGLKMLGFSLISIAAATGNVFLAARQSQKLGKTLRSEVYKKVTNFTNDEFDEMGTSSLITRTTNDVVQVQNVVMMFLRMMIMAPIMLIGASFLAYSKDGELTKIFLYVLPILAVFMGVIMYFAVPLFKSMQKKTDKLNLVFREGLTGIRVIRAFNRSKSEAVRFDEANKDFTDTSIKVNTIMSFMLPVMTFVMSATNIAIIWYGGHYIADGTLEVGNLIAFMTYAMQILMSFMMLSMVFVFIPRGQASAVRINEVLNMESKIKDPKVITKMPTENRGTLDFNHVDFRYEGAERLALKDIDFHGRNGQTVAIIGGTGSGKSSLSNLIPRFYDVESGSIEINGVDIRQMSQHELRDAVGFVPQKAMLFTGTIRENIQYGKKDATDEEIWHALEIAQSKEFVEELPDGLDSYVEQGGGNFSGGQKQRLCIARALIKKADIFVFDDSFSALDFKTDAALRKALKPETKEAVVVIVAQRISTVVDADLILVLDEGELVGMGTHEELKETNATYQEIISSQLREEEI; this comes from the coding sequence ATGTTAAAATTAGCAAAAAGAATGTCTTTCTGGGCTGTAGCAGGAGCGATTCTGTTTATGATCGTCCAGGTGGTTAGTGATCTATATTTGCCAACCTTAACTTCAGATATTATTAACAATGGGGTTGCCAAAGGAGACGTTGATTACATTTGGTCTGTCGGACTTAAAATGTTAGGCTTTTCTTTAATCAGTATTGCAGCAGCAACTGGAAATGTGTTTCTGGCAGCTCGTCAATCACAAAAATTAGGAAAAACCTTACGTAGTGAGGTTTATAAAAAAGTAACGAATTTTACCAATGATGAATTTGATGAAATGGGCACTTCTTCTCTAATTACGCGGACAACCAATGACGTTGTTCAAGTTCAAAACGTTGTCATGATGTTTTTAAGAATGATGATTATGGCACCAATTATGTTGATTGGCGCAAGTTTCTTAGCCTATAGCAAAGATGGCGAATTAACAAAAATTTTCCTATATGTTTTGCCTATTTTAGCTGTTTTTATGGGTGTAATTATGTATTTTGCAGTTCCACTCTTTAAATCAATGCAAAAGAAAACCGATAAATTAAATCTTGTTTTCCGTGAAGGGTTAACTGGGATTCGTGTTATTCGTGCATTTAATCGCAGTAAATCTGAAGCTGTTCGTTTTGATGAAGCGAATAAGGATTTCACCGATACGTCTATTAAAGTAAATACTATTATGAGCTTTATGTTACCTGTTATGACATTTGTCATGAGTGCAACAAACATTGCCATTATTTGGTATGGTGGACACTATATTGCTGACGGTACATTAGAAGTTGGGAACTTGATTGCCTTTATGACTTACGCAATGCAAATTTTAATGAGCTTTATGATGTTGTCGATGGTTTTCGTCTTTATTCCAAGAGGACAAGCATCTGCTGTTCGGATCAATGAAGTATTAAATATGGAAAGTAAAATCAAGGATCCAAAAGTAATCACAAAAATGCCAACTGAAAACCGTGGTACGTTAGACTTTAATCATGTTGATTTCCGCTATGAAGGCGCAGAACGATTAGCTTTAAAAGACATTGATTTCCACGGACGTAACGGACAAACGGTTGCCATTATTGGTGGTACGGGGTCTGGTAAATCCTCTTTATCCAATTTGATTCCTCGTTTTTATGATGTTGAATCAGGTTCCATTGAGATTAATGGAGTCGATATTCGTCAAATGAGCCAACATGAATTAAGAGATGCTGTAGGATTTGTTCCACAAAAAGCGATGCTTTTTACAGGAACCATTCGTGAAAACATTCAATATGGAAAAAAAGATGCCACCGATGAAGAGATTTGGCATGCACTTGAAATTGCACAATCTAAAGAATTTGTTGAAGAATTACCTGATGGACTGGATTCCTATGTTGAACAAGGCGGAGGCAATTTCTCTGGTGGGCAAAAACAACGTTTGTGTATTGCAAGAGCGTTAATTAAGAAAGCCGATATTTTTGTCTTTGATGATTCATTCTCAGCACTTGACTTTAAAACCGATGCAGCACTTAGAAAAGCGTTGAAACCAGAAACAAAAGAAGCCGTTGTTGTTATCGTAGCGCAACGCATCAGTACGGTAGTGGATGCTGATTTAATTTTAGTCTTAGACGAAGGAGAACTCGTTGGAATGGGAACGCATGAGGAATTGAAAGAAACCAATGCAACATACCAAGAAATTATTAGTTCTCAACTTAGAGAGGAGGAAATCTAA
- a CDS encoding FMN-dependent NADH-azoreductase codes for MTKLLVVRAHPLTGETSRSMQVADKFVEAYAAKNHFDKIEELSLYTSFIPEVDLDILSAWGALANGANFETLSQEQQDKVSRFNELTQLFLDADKVVIANPLWNLNVPTRLKAWIDTVNVAGKTFKYTAEGPVGLVTDKKVLHIQASGGVYKGNDPASQYLKMIFNFIGVTDYHQIFVEGMDHDPDLAPQIMATGFEQAQTLAETF; via the coding sequence ATGACAAAATTATTAGTCGTTCGCGCACATCCCTTAACTGGAGAAACATCACGTTCTATGCAAGTAGCAGACAAGTTTGTTGAAGCTTATGCTGCAAAAAATCATTTCGATAAAATTGAAGAGTTAAGCTTATATACTTCATTTATTCCAGAAGTTGATTTAGATATTTTAAGTGCTTGGGGCGCGTTAGCAAACGGAGCAAACTTTGAAACACTTTCTCAAGAACAACAAGACAAAGTTTCTCGTTTTAACGAATTAACGCAACTATTCTTAGATGCAGATAAAGTTGTTATTGCAAATCCATTATGGAATTTAAATGTTCCAACTCGCTTAAAAGCATGGATTGATACAGTAAATGTTGCGGGTAAAACTTTTAAATATACTGCTGAAGGTCCTGTTGGCTTAGTAACTGACAAAAAAGTGCTACACATCCAAGCAAGTGGTGGCGTATATAAAGGAAACGACCCTGCTAGCCAATACCTTAAAATGATCTTTAACTTTATTGGAGTAACTGACTACCACCAAATCTTTGTTGAAGGAATGGATCACGATCCAGACTTGGCTCCTCAAATTATGGCAACAGGTTTTGAACAAGCTCAAACTTTAGCTGAAACATTCTAA
- the arcD gene encoding arginine-ornithine antiporter, producing MDKIRKQEEIKSDRHKVGLLPLITLVMGSAIGAGIFNLMKDMAQGAAPGAVLISWVIVGIGIIALALCFQNLSDALPELDAGIFQYAEDGFGKFAGFASAWGYWLSIWLGNVAFATMLMSSLGFFFPIFKGGQNIPSIIGASILLWFLNYLVTKGVENATVINFVVTICKLVPIFVFIVCGLFAFKLSTFTYDFWGTVSQRFEWADVFYQVKSTMLITIFVFVGIEGASILSSRAKYKKDVGRATIIGVLSVLVIYMLVTILSFGILPQGELAHLPEPGMAYVLEAIVGYWGAAFICGGLSISILGVWLSWTILPAETGLIAAKQGLFPQLFGKVNKHGAPTYSLAITSGCIQLFMFTFLITDEAYQFMASMVSSVVIITYLFVTLYQVKFSYQQPKSKNRTIQLAIGVVATLFQIWAFFSAGLKYNLLLTLLFVPGIFVYIQAQKEQGRSKNIFSNFEKMVVGLIFVGSVVALYFLVTGVIAI from the coding sequence GTGGATAAAATTCGTAAGCAAGAAGAAATAAAAAGTGACCGGCATAAAGTTGGACTGTTGCCATTGATTACCTTAGTGATGGGTTCTGCTATTGGTGCTGGAATTTTTAATCTAATGAAAGATATGGCTCAAGGAGCGGCTCCTGGGGCGGTATTGATTAGCTGGGTGATTGTTGGAATCGGAATTATAGCCTTAGCGTTATGTTTTCAAAATTTATCAGATGCGTTGCCAGAATTAGATGCCGGTATTTTTCAATATGCAGAAGATGGTTTTGGGAAATTTGCAGGGTTTGCAAGTGCGTGGGGGTACTGGTTGTCGATTTGGTTAGGCAATGTTGCTTTTGCAACGATGTTGATGAGTAGTTTGGGTTTCTTTTTTCCAATTTTTAAAGGAGGACAAAATATCCCTTCTATTATTGGGGCTAGTATTTTGTTATGGTTTTTGAATTATTTAGTAACTAAAGGAGTAGAAAATGCTACAGTTATCAATTTTGTTGTTACAATCTGCAAGTTGGTTCCGATTTTTGTCTTTATTGTTTGTGGCTTGTTTGCCTTTAAGCTAAGTACGTTTACCTATGATTTTTGGGGAACCGTTTCTCAACGTTTTGAATGGGCAGATGTCTTCTATCAAGTGAAGTCAACGATGCTGATTACGATTTTTGTTTTTGTTGGGATTGAAGGTGCTTCAATCTTGTCATCCCGTGCAAAATATAAAAAAGATGTTGGACGCGCGACGATTATTGGTGTTTTAAGCGTTTTAGTCATCTACATGTTGGTGACGATTCTTTCCTTTGGCATTTTACCTCAAGGGGAGCTAGCTCATTTACCTGAACCGGGGATGGCTTATGTTTTAGAGGCGATTGTTGGTTATTGGGGTGCAGCGTTTATTTGTGGCGGACTGTCTATTTCAATTTTGGGTGTGTGGCTGTCATGGACAATTTTACCTGCCGAAACAGGCTTGATTGCAGCAAAACAAGGCTTGTTTCCACAATTATTTGGGAAAGTAAACAAGCATGGTGCGCCAACCTATTCATTGGCAATCACAAGTGGTTGTATTCAATTGTTTATGTTTACCTTTTTAATTACCGATGAAGCTTACCAGTTTATGGCTTCGATGGTTTCAAGTGTTGTGATTATTACCTATTTATTTGTGACGCTTTACCAAGTAAAATTTTCTTATCAGCAACCAAAAAGTAAAAATAGAACCATCCAATTAGCGATTGGAGTTGTTGCAACACTTTTCCAAATTTGGGCATTCTTTAGTGCTGGTTTAAAATACAACTTATTATTAACGCTTCTCTTTGTACCAGGTATTTTTGTTTATATTCAAGCTCAAAAAGAGCAGGGACGTTCAAAAAATATCTTTTCCAATTTTGAAAAAATGGTAGTCGGTTTGATTTTTGTTGGAAGTGTCGTGGCCCTTTACTTTTTAGTTACAGGTGTCATCGCTATTTAA
- a CDS encoding YihY/virulence factor BrkB family protein, whose protein sequence is MVSTEKKEKIKESAVAIFILAKNNWARVAISSQSAELAYYVLLSLFPILIVVGNLVPFLPIDVDATLPYIESMMPPDIFKVLKPILLQFLNSSSSSAISIGLITAIWSSSKGFNSLQTVLNSVYGTKKRKNFIIVRIVSFLIALAMIVILGSIVFLFVFGEQLIRFIQDKLSLPFDLLTDFTQLKWGVTVIVLTVIFTAIYFLVPNNRWTILYALPGAVFATIGWLVSSQAFSLYVRFGGGNSVGYGTIGIFIVLMLWLYLVSMILLTGAFVNVMVYQYLNGVDSQNVPKKEVEMEKSSKKQRRKLTKS, encoded by the coding sequence GTGGTTTCAACAGAAAAGAAAGAAAAAATAAAAGAGTCAGCAGTCGCCATTTTTATTTTAGCAAAGAATAATTGGGCAAGGGTAGCTATTTCCTCTCAATCTGCTGAATTAGCGTATTATGTGTTGCTCTCATTGTTTCCTATTTTGATTGTTGTAGGAAATTTAGTGCCATTTTTACCGATTGATGTCGATGCAACCCTGCCGTACATCGAATCGATGATGCCTCCTGATATCTTTAAAGTCTTAAAGCCAATTTTGCTCCAATTTTTAAATAGCTCAAGTAGTAGCGCTATTTCAATTGGATTGATAACGGCAATTTGGTCTTCTTCGAAAGGCTTTAATTCACTACAAACGGTATTGAATAGTGTTTATGGAACCAAGAAACGAAAGAATTTTATTATTGTTCGAATAGTGTCCTTCTTAATTGCGTTAGCCATGATTGTGATTCTTGGATCTATTGTCTTTCTATTCGTTTTTGGCGAACAACTCATTCGGTTTATCCAAGATAAACTGTCATTGCCTTTCGATTTGTTAACGGATTTTACTCAATTAAAGTGGGGGGTTACGGTAATTGTTTTAACGGTTATTTTTACAGCGATTTATTTCTTGGTTCCGAATAATCGCTGGACTATTCTCTACGCATTGCCAGGAGCTGTTTTTGCAACGATTGGTTGGTTGGTTTCATCCCAAGCATTCTCGTTGTATGTTCGTTTTGGCGGTGGAAATTCAGTAGGGTATGGAACGATTGGTATTTTTATTGTGTTGATGTTGTGGTTGTATTTAGTCTCGATGATTTTGTTAACGGGAGCTTTTGTCAATGTTATGGTGTATCAATATCTGAATGGTGTTGACAGCCAAAATGTACCGAAAAAAGAAGTGGAAATGGAAAAATCATCAAAAAAACAGCGTCGGAAATTAACTAAATCTTAG
- the eis gene encoding GNAT family N-acetyltransferase → MSDYQVVTAKDRDQMMELAAYAFNQEVTEKRRAVFERLCEESISLGAFQGDVLTSQVMVTPFNVHLHGSVYQMGGIGYVASYPEYRGGGDVAKLMKLSLEKMKEAGMSLSYLAPFSYGFYRKYGFEQVFDRLKLTFEVSELPFTKGTEGTLKRLQWGDALETLKALYEEKNKTAVGPLKRSDWWWDYLMLKHSQRKIGIYYNEEGTATGYVIYEGTGMTFTIHELIYLTKTAYDRLWQFISSHSASFNEFVYFTGTDNNEAYLLSNPRIKQEIVPFMMARIVEIESFLKNYDFKKGQTGTCYLKVKDESASWNEGVWKLQVSENKTKVSFLENPSKTELECVLSADIQTWTQIFMNYQPIHHLAFYERISGNTTELEQLADLLKTGTPVLADYF, encoded by the coding sequence ATGTCAGATTATCAAGTTGTAACAGCAAAAGATCGTGACCAAATGATGGAATTGGCAGCGTATGCATTTAATCAGGAAGTGACTGAAAAACGAAGAGCTGTTTTTGAACGATTGTGTGAAGAGTCAATTTCTTTAGGTGCTTTTCAAGGAGATGTTTTAACGAGTCAGGTAATGGTAACACCTTTTAATGTCCATCTACATGGCAGTGTTTATCAAATGGGTGGAATTGGTTATGTAGCTAGCTATCCTGAGTATCGAGGCGGTGGGGATGTTGCAAAATTAATGAAGCTATCGCTTGAAAAAATGAAAGAAGCGGGGATGAGTTTATCTTATTTAGCTCCTTTTTCCTATGGGTTTTACCGTAAATATGGTTTTGAGCAAGTTTTCGATCGTTTGAAATTAACTTTTGAAGTGAGTGAACTCCCCTTTACTAAAGGAACAGAGGGCACGTTAAAGCGCCTTCAATGGGGAGATGCTCTAGAAACCTTAAAAGCTCTTTATGAAGAAAAAAATAAAACCGCAGTCGGCCCTTTAAAACGAAGCGACTGGTGGTGGGACTACTTGATGTTAAAACATAGCCAACGTAAAATTGGCATTTATTATAATGAAGAAGGAACAGCAACGGGTTACGTCATCTATGAAGGTACGGGTATGACCTTTACAATTCATGAATTGATTTATTTAACAAAAACGGCTTATGATCGTTTATGGCAATTTATATCTTCTCATAGTGCGAGCTTTAATGAATTTGTTTATTTTACTGGAACAGATAATAATGAAGCATATTTATTAAGCAACCCACGTATTAAACAAGAAATTGTTCCTTTTATGATGGCACGAATTGTGGAGATCGAATCGTTCTTGAAAAACTATGATTTTAAAAAAGGGCAAACAGGTACTTGTTATCTAAAAGTGAAGGATGAATCAGCATCTTGGAACGAGGGGGTTTGGAAACTTCAAGTGAGCGAAAATAAAACAAAGGTATCCTTCCTTGAAAATCCATCAAAGACTGAATTAGAGTGTGTTTTATCTGCAGATATTCAAACGTGGACGCAAATTTTTATGAACTACCAACCCATTCATCATTTAGCGTTTTATGAGCGTATTTCTGGAAATACAACTGAACTTGAACAATTAGCCGATCTATTGAAGACTGGAACTCCAGTTTTAGCCGATTATTTTTAA
- a CDS encoding TetR family transcriptional regulator: MPTQTFFNLPKDKQQRLLDAAATEFSRAPLKDASINNIIKLAEISRGSFYQYFEDKEDLYYYFFQTLRHDTKKILEDCFKKADGDLFVAFDAFFPMILTMITEEQHSEFFRHLFVHMDYRSSRKVSPETMQQQKCEHAKKNGHFFEDYVDTDLLKIGDEDVHLLVKLIMSFLFQTIGEGFIKEWPKEKMLEVFDKKLSWVRYGVAVKE, from the coding sequence ATGCCTACTCAAACTTTTTTTAATCTTCCAAAAGACAAACAGCAACGCTTATTAGATGCAGCAGCAACTGAATTTTCGAGAGCGCCATTAAAAGATGCTTCTATTAATAATATTATTAAATTAGCTGAAATTTCACGAGGGAGCTTTTATCAATATTTTGAAGACAAGGAAGATTTGTATTATTATTTCTTTCAAACGCTTCGACACGATACAAAGAAAATTTTAGAAGATTGTTTTAAAAAAGCAGATGGGGATTTATTTGTCGCTTTTGATGCTTTTTTTCCAATGATTCTAACAATGATTACGGAAGAGCAACATTCAGAGTTTTTTAGACATCTATTTGTTCATATGGATTACCGCTCAAGTAGAAAAGTTTCACCAGAAACCATGCAGCAACAAAAATGCGAACACGCTAAAAAGAATGGTCATTTCTTTGAAGATTATGTCGATACCGATCTCTTAAAGATTGGCGATGAAGATGTTCATCTGCTTGTAAAATTAATTATGAGCTTCCTATTTCAAACAATTGGCGAAGGATTTATTAAAGAATGGCCTAAAGAAAAAATGCTTGAGGTTTTTGATAAAAAACTAAGCTGGGTAAGGTATGGGGTAGCTGTTAAAGAATAA